From Agromyces sp. SYSU T00194, a single genomic window includes:
- a CDS encoding DUF5719 family protein: MSTARTVALVGARVGGGVLALAAGAAVVGVAAFGPLPEVVAPSPSVRVLPADAQEVRACAGPLVALAEDAAEATSATALGAPSIVSGALPADAGADADAEVETGVADAPDIAGADAVGGVAWFSTAPGAVEPGMLAAASSQRVASERVAGFAAASCTEPVAEAWLVGGSVSVGRTTVLSLVNVGDVAATVRLEVSSELGAVVGTASVVVAPGTQRLLPLAGIAPDARSPVVHVLSAGGRVVPTLQQSVVRGLDPDGVEIVGAGQAPATELVIPGVAPGMATDADPDHAADDDAASIVRVLAPGADDGAASVTFQAADGTTLAAVELQLRGGLVADVPMPALSGERVDVRVRSDVPVVAAARSTAGDPDGDAGSDLAWYAAAPALGEDASVAVAPGPSPTLVLVNDDDAREVRLVDVAGGERTVALPEGGSAAVAVSPGDVLRIEDAVGVRAAVTYLDATEASSYAVLPPGALDAPIRVYPR, translated from the coding sequence ATGAGCACCGCACGGACCGTCGCGCTCGTCGGCGCACGCGTGGGCGGCGGCGTCCTCGCGCTCGCCGCCGGCGCCGCCGTGGTGGGCGTCGCCGCGTTCGGCCCCCTGCCCGAGGTGGTCGCGCCCTCGCCCTCGGTGCGCGTGCTGCCCGCCGATGCGCAGGAGGTGCGCGCGTGCGCGGGACCGCTCGTCGCGCTCGCGGAGGACGCCGCCGAGGCGACCTCGGCGACCGCACTCGGCGCGCCGTCGATCGTGTCGGGCGCGCTGCCGGCCGATGCCGGCGCCGACGCCGATGCCGAGGTCGAGACCGGCGTCGCCGACGCGCCCGACATCGCCGGTGCCGACGCGGTCGGAGGCGTGGCGTGGTTCTCGACCGCACCGGGTGCCGTCGAGCCGGGCATGCTCGCGGCCGCGTCGTCCCAGCGCGTCGCCTCCGAGCGGGTCGCCGGGTTCGCCGCAGCGTCGTGCACCGAGCCCGTTGCCGAGGCCTGGCTCGTCGGCGGATCGGTGTCGGTCGGACGCACCACCGTGCTGTCGCTCGTCAACGTGGGCGATGTCGCGGCGACGGTGCGGCTCGAGGTCTCGTCCGAGCTCGGCGCGGTGGTGGGCACGGCATCGGTCGTGGTCGCCCCGGGGACCCAGCGCCTGCTGCCGCTCGCGGGCATCGCGCCCGACGCGCGCTCGCCGGTGGTGCACGTCCTGAGCGCGGGCGGCCGCGTGGTGCCGACCCTGCAGCAGAGCGTGGTGCGCGGGCTCGATCCCGACGGCGTGGAGATCGTCGGCGCCGGTCAGGCGCCCGCGACCGAGCTCGTGATCCCGGGCGTCGCACCGGGCATGGCCACCGACGCCGACCCCGACCACGCGGCCGACGACGACGCGGCGTCGATCGTGCGCGTGCTCGCCCCGGGAGCGGACGATGGTGCCGCCTCGGTGACGTTCCAGGCCGCCGACGGCACCACGCTGGCGGCCGTGGAACTGCAGCTGCGCGGGGGACTCGTGGCCGACGTGCCGATGCCGGCGCTGTCCGGCGAGCGGGTCGACGTGCGCGTGCGGTCGGACGTGCCGGTCGTCGCTGCCGCCCGGTCGACCGCCGGCGACCCCGACGGCGACGCCGGGAGCGACCTGGCGTGGTACGCCGCGGCGCCCGCCCTCGGCGAGGACGCGTCGGTCGCCGTCGCGCCGGGCCCGTCGCCGACGCTGGTGCTCGTGAACGACGACGATGCACGCGAGGTGCGCCTCGTCGACGTGGCGGGCGGGGAGCGCACGGTCGCGCTGCCGGAGGGCGGATCCGCGGCCGTGGCCGTCTCGCCGGGGGACGTGCTCCGCATCGAGGACGCGGTCGGGGTGCGCGCGGCCGTCACCTACCTCGACGCCACCGAGGCGTCGTCGTACGCGGTCCTGCCGCCCGGTGCGCTGGACGCGCCGATCCGCGTCTACCCGCGATGA